The following are encoded in a window of Mycobacteroides chelonae CCUG 47445 genomic DNA:
- a CDS encoding MCE family protein, giving the protein MMRPLDSYNKTWLGVIAVAVVAVLIGALLLVKELGIGYRQFTGEFLQAAALRPGNIVAVAGVQVGSVTGVRLQGDRVEVTFRVRDNVPVGAESRAAIKITTLFGSRYVDLRPAGAGPLAGRRIGLQHTEVPYDLQAALADSTRTFEQVDADRIASSLGVLGTQLDGLPNVVPQAMENVRALSAVIAQRREQLGTLLASTEKVTGMLRRQQSDIGTFIRQGQELLGEFVARSAAFHAMMRSLQSIVASLRTIVVGDHRALDGVIQTLEELSGKLAGQDALLRNLLQIAPVPIREIANATGLGNSIEGNPPGGALIDSWMCAISGRAKQFGMIQYFKDCQ; this is encoded by the coding sequence AGGAATTGGGAATCGGATACCGGCAGTTCACCGGAGAGTTCCTGCAGGCTGCCGCGCTGCGGCCGGGGAACATCGTCGCCGTCGCGGGGGTGCAGGTGGGTTCGGTGACCGGGGTGCGGTTGCAGGGTGATCGCGTGGAGGTCACCTTCCGGGTGCGTGACAACGTGCCGGTCGGCGCCGAGTCCCGGGCCGCCATCAAGATCACGACCTTGTTCGGTTCTCGTTATGTCGATCTGCGCCCCGCGGGTGCGGGGCCACTAGCGGGGCGGCGGATCGGCCTGCAGCACACCGAGGTTCCCTATGACCTGCAGGCAGCGCTGGCCGACTCCACCCGAACCTTCGAGCAGGTGGACGCCGATCGCATTGCCTCCTCGCTGGGTGTTCTGGGCACCCAGCTGGACGGGCTGCCCAACGTGGTGCCACAGGCCATGGAGAACGTGCGCGCCCTGTCCGCGGTCATCGCGCAGCGGCGCGAACAGCTGGGCACCCTGCTGGCCAGCACCGAGAAGGTCACCGGCATGCTGCGCCGCCAGCAGTCCGATATCGGCACCTTCATCCGGCAGGGACAGGAGCTGCTGGGCGAATTCGTGGCGCGCTCGGCCGCCTTCCACGCGATGATGCGCTCATTGCAGAGCATCGTGGCGTCGCTGCGCACCATCGTGGTCGGCGATCACCGTGCACTCGACGGTGTCATCCAGACCCTGGAGGAACTCAGCGGCAAGCTTGCCGGGCAGGATGCCTTGTTGCGCAACCTGCTCCAGATCGCGCCGGTCCCCATTCGCGAGATCGCCAACGCCACCGGACTCGGCAACTCCATCGAGGGCAATCCACCGGGCGGCGCACTCATCGACTCGTGGATGTGTGCGATCAGCGGGCGCGCCAAGCAATTCGGGATGATCCAGTACTTCAAGGACTGCCAGTGA